One window of the Amycolatopsis mediterranei genome contains the following:
- a CDS encoding SulP family inorganic anion transporter, which yields MVIMRPLAVLRHDLPASLVVFLVAVPLSLGIALASGAPVAAGLVAAVVGGIVAGALGGSVLQVSGPAAGLTVVMAETIQTFGWVVTCAITVAAGACQILLGLSRIARAALAISPAIVHGMLAGIGVTIVLGQLHVILGGKAQSSAVENVAELPAQIIAHHDAATIVGLITIGLLLLWPKLPAAVRKVPGPLAAIAVATVVSVVSGMTLPRVELPGDLLNVHLVPQLPDGGWSGFALAVVTIALIASVESLLSAVAVDRMHTGPRANLDRELVGQGAANMLSGALGGLPVTGVIVRSSTNVTAGAKSRASAVLHGVWVLLFVVLLAGLIQSIPLAALAGLLVHVGAKLVNPGHMKTVLAHGDLPVYLLTLAGVVVFDLLTGVLAGIGLAVVLMLRRTVWSGIHIEREGDDWRVVVEGVLTFLSVPRLSKVLGTVPGGVTVRLELVVDYLDHAAFESLHTWQQAHERAGGTVEVDEVGHPWFGEGKAGRPTRSRVAASRAVPRWLAPWSEWQAAEAVEIPAQQTRRGATEFHRRAAPLLRDTLSGLADGQRPRTLFITCGDSRIVPNLITTSGPGDLFTIRNIGNLVPPGQADASMNASIEYAVGVLGVEEIVVCGHSSCGAMAALADGPPPGPLSAWLRHAEPSAHRLGSATLDGAVPDREGDRLALHNVLQQLEHLREYPAVAAAEPAGKLQLTGMYFHVGDAQVYLFDAAGRTFRPAGAPVVVPGA from the coding sequence ATGGTGATCATGAGACCCCTCGCCGTGCTCCGACACGACCTGCCGGCCTCACTGGTCGTCTTCCTCGTAGCCGTTCCCCTGTCCCTCGGCATCGCCCTCGCTTCGGGGGCCCCGGTCGCCGCCGGGCTGGTGGCCGCCGTCGTCGGCGGCATCGTCGCCGGCGCGCTCGGCGGCTCCGTGCTGCAAGTCAGCGGGCCCGCCGCCGGCCTGACCGTGGTCATGGCCGAAACCATCCAGACGTTCGGGTGGGTCGTCACCTGCGCGATCACCGTCGCCGCCGGCGCGTGCCAGATCCTGCTGGGGCTGAGCCGCATCGCGCGTGCCGCGCTGGCCATCTCGCCGGCGATCGTGCACGGCATGCTGGCCGGCATCGGCGTCACGATCGTGCTCGGCCAGCTGCACGTCATCCTCGGCGGCAAGGCCCAGAGCTCGGCCGTGGAGAACGTCGCCGAGCTGCCCGCCCAGATCATCGCCCACCACGACGCCGCCACCATCGTCGGCCTGATCACCATCGGCCTGCTGCTGCTCTGGCCGAAGCTGCCGGCCGCGGTCCGCAAGGTGCCGGGGCCGCTCGCCGCGATCGCGGTGGCCACGGTGGTGTCGGTGGTGTCCGGGATGACGCTCCCGCGCGTCGAACTGCCCGGTGACCTGCTGAACGTCCACCTCGTCCCGCAGCTGCCGGACGGCGGCTGGAGCGGGTTCGCCCTCGCCGTCGTCACGATCGCGCTGATCGCCAGCGTGGAGAGCCTGCTCTCGGCGGTCGCGGTCGACCGCATGCACACCGGGCCGCGCGCCAACCTCGACCGCGAGCTGGTCGGGCAGGGCGCGGCCAACATGCTCTCCGGCGCGCTGGGCGGCCTGCCCGTCACCGGCGTCATCGTCCGCAGCTCCACCAACGTCACCGCCGGGGCGAAGTCCCGGGCGTCGGCGGTGCTGCACGGTGTCTGGGTGCTGCTGTTCGTCGTCCTGCTCGCCGGGCTGATCCAGAGCATCCCGCTGGCCGCGCTGGCCGGGCTGCTCGTGCACGTCGGCGCGAAGCTGGTCAACCCCGGGCACATGAAGACCGTGCTGGCCCACGGCGACCTGCCCGTGTACCTGCTCACCCTCGCCGGCGTCGTGGTGTTCGACCTGCTCACCGGCGTGCTGGCGGGCATCGGGCTGGCGGTGGTGCTGATGCTGCGCCGCACGGTCTGGTCGGGTATCCACATCGAACGGGAGGGTGACGACTGGCGCGTCGTCGTCGAAGGTGTGCTGACGTTCCTGTCGGTGCCGCGGCTGTCGAAGGTGCTCGGGACCGTCCCGGGCGGGGTCACCGTGCGGCTGGAACTGGTCGTCGACTACCTCGACCACGCCGCGTTCGAGAGCCTGCACACCTGGCAGCAGGCGCACGAGCGCGCCGGCGGCACGGTGGAGGTCGACGAAGTCGGCCACCCGTGGTTCGGCGAGGGCAAGGCGGGCCGCCCGACGCGGTCCCGGGTCGCCGCGAGCCGGGCGGTGCCGCGCTGGCTGGCGCCGTGGTCGGAGTGGCAGGCGGCGGAAGCGGTCGAGATCCCGGCCCAGCAGACCCGACGCGGCGCCACGGAGTTCCACCGCCGCGCGGCCCCGCTGCTGCGTGACACGCTGTCGGGCCTGGCCGACGGCCAGCGGCCGCGCACCCTGTTCATCACCTGCGGTGATTCCCGGATCGTGCCGAACCTGATCACGACGAGCGGGCCGGGCGACCTGTTCACCATCCGCAACATCGGCAACCTGGTCCCGCCGGGCCAGGCGGACGCGTCGATGAACGCCTCGATCGAGTACGCGGTGGGCGTCCTCGGGGTCGAGGAGATCGTGGTGTGCGGCCACTCGAGCTGCGGTGCGATGGCGGCACTGGCCGACGGTCCGCCGCCGGGGCCGCTGTCGGCCTGGCTGCGCCACGCGGAACCGAGCGCGCACCGGCTGGGCTCGGCCACCCTCGACGGCGCGGTCCCGGACCGGGAGGGCGATCGGCTGGCGCTGCACAACGTCCTCCAGCAGCTGGAGCACCTGCGCGAGTACCCGGCGGTGGCGGCGGCCGAGCCGGCCGGGAAGCTGCAGCTGACGGGGATGTACTTCCACGTCGGCGACGCCCAGGTGTACCTGTTCGACGCGGCCGGGCGGACGTTCCGCCCGGCCGGGGCGCCGGTGGTGGTGCCGGGCGCCTGA
- a CDS encoding bifunctional SulP family inorganic anion transporter/carbonic anhydrase, which produces MIEIVRGEHDTGPPKHSAHLENLEHDFLASIVVFLVAVPLSLGVAFAAGAPLLSGLISAVVGGLVASLFGGSPLQVSGPSAALTVVLADTIATHGWPVTCAITVAAGLLQILFGLTRAARAALAVSPAIVHGLLAGIGVTLVLGQLHVVLGGSAQGSAPANVLALPGQVAAHHDQAVLIGVVTLGVLLAWPRLPNAVRRVPAPLAAVALATGLSIATGMTLPRVDLPAGLPSLHLVPRLPDGGWGGFAVAAVTIALIAGLESLLSAVSVDKLRGGPRTDLDRELIGQGAANVAAGALGGFPVTGVIVRSMTNFEAGARTRASAILHCGWILAACLLLTGVLRLIPLAALAALLVYVGTKLVNLHGLKEVRRHGDLPVYAVTLAGAVAVNLLTGVAAGVLLALAMMLRRMIFSGIHVERESTGRAGDRHRVVIEGALTFLSVPRLTRVLADVPPHAEVTLELLVDYLDHAAFDCLRGWQQAHAGPVTVDEIGHPWFGRGRAGEPTVRRSVAARVVPRWLAPWSEWQAEHVVLPAQRTASSLLCRGASEFQRRTAPLLRDTWSGLAHGQQPHTLFITCGDARIVPNLITTSGPGDLFTVRNIGNLVPPADGTDSSVGAAIEYAVGVLEVAEIVVCGHSGCGAMKALLGRAPAGLDQLGSWLRHGEATLRRRSREAPLLLGGERPAAEADQLALQNVAQQLEMLRGYPVVAAALERGALRLTGMYFDVGAAQVSLLDDVVRGFVPAGALEH; this is translated from the coding sequence ATGATCGAGATCGTTCGTGGCGAACACGACACCGGACCCCCGAAGCACTCCGCACACCTGGAGAACCTCGAGCACGATTTCCTCGCGTCGATCGTCGTCTTCCTCGTCGCCGTCCCCCTGTCCCTCGGCGTGGCCTTCGCCGCCGGGGCGCCGCTGCTCTCCGGCCTGATCTCCGCGGTCGTCGGCGGGCTGGTCGCGAGCCTCTTCGGCGGATCGCCGCTGCAGGTCAGCGGGCCCTCCGCCGCCCTCACCGTGGTGCTGGCCGACACGATCGCCACCCACGGCTGGCCGGTCACCTGCGCGATCACCGTCGCCGCCGGCCTGCTCCAGATCCTCTTCGGCCTCACCCGGGCCGCCCGCGCCGCGCTCGCCGTGTCGCCGGCGATCGTGCACGGCCTGCTCGCCGGCATCGGCGTCACGCTCGTGCTCGGCCAGCTGCACGTCGTCCTCGGCGGCTCGGCCCAGGGCTCCGCGCCGGCCAACGTCCTGGCGCTGCCGGGGCAGGTCGCCGCCCACCACGACCAGGCCGTGCTGATCGGCGTCGTTACCCTCGGCGTCCTGCTGGCCTGGCCGCGGCTGCCGAACGCCGTCCGCCGCGTGCCCGCGCCGCTGGCCGCCGTCGCGCTGGCCACCGGCCTCTCCATCGCGACCGGCATGACCCTGCCGCGCGTCGACCTCCCCGCCGGGCTGCCCTCGCTGCACCTCGTGCCGCGGCTGCCGGACGGCGGCTGGGGCGGCTTCGCCGTCGCCGCGGTCACCATCGCGCTCATCGCCGGCCTGGAGAGCCTGCTGTCCGCGGTCTCGGTGGACAAGCTCCGCGGCGGCCCGCGCACCGACCTCGACCGCGAACTCATCGGGCAGGGCGCGGCGAACGTCGCCGCCGGCGCGCTCGGCGGCTTCCCCGTCACCGGCGTCATCGTGCGCAGCATGACCAACTTCGAGGCCGGCGCGCGCACCCGGGCCTCGGCGATCCTGCACTGCGGCTGGATCCTCGCCGCCTGCCTGCTGCTCACCGGCGTGCTGCGGCTGATCCCGCTGGCGGCGCTGGCCGCGCTGCTGGTGTACGTCGGGACGAAGCTGGTGAACCTGCACGGCCTCAAGGAAGTGCGGCGCCACGGCGACCTGCCGGTGTACGCGGTCACCCTGGCCGGCGCGGTGGCCGTCAACCTGCTCACCGGCGTCGCGGCGGGGGTCCTGCTGGCGCTGGCGATGATGCTGCGGCGGATGATCTTCTCCGGCATTCACGTCGAAAGGGAAAGCACCGGACGGGCGGGTGACCGCCACCGCGTCGTCATCGAAGGCGCGCTGACGTTCCTGTCCGTGCCGCGGCTGACCCGGGTGCTCGCCGACGTGCCCCCGCACGCCGAGGTCACCCTCGAGCTGCTCGTCGACTACCTCGACCACGCCGCGTTCGACTGCCTGCGCGGCTGGCAGCAGGCGCACGCCGGGCCGGTCACGGTCGACGAGATCGGGCACCCGTGGTTCGGGCGCGGCCGCGCGGGGGAGCCGACCGTGCGCCGCAGCGTCGCCGCGCGCGTGGTGCCGAGGTGGCTCGCGCCGTGGTCGGAGTGGCAGGCCGAGCACGTCGTGCTGCCCGCCCAGCGCACCGCCAGTTCCCTGCTGTGCCGCGGTGCTTCGGAGTTCCAGCGCCGCACGGCGCCGCTGCTGCGCGACACGTGGAGCGGGCTGGCGCACGGCCAGCAGCCGCACACGCTGTTCATCACCTGCGGCGACGCGCGGATCGTGCCGAACCTGATCACCACCAGCGGGCCGGGCGACCTGTTCACCGTGCGCAACATCGGCAACCTCGTGCCGCCGGCCGACGGCACGGACTCGTCGGTCGGCGCGGCGATCGAGTACGCCGTCGGCGTGCTCGAGGTCGCCGAGATCGTGGTGTGCGGCCATTCCGGCTGCGGCGCGATGAAGGCGCTGCTCGGCCGGGCCCCGGCCGGGCTCGACCAGCTCGGCAGCTGGCTGCGCCACGGCGAAGCGACGCTCCGGCGCCGCAGCCGCGAGGCACCGCTGCTGCTCGGCGGCGAGCGGCCGGCCGCCGAGGCCGATCAGCTGGCTCTGCAGAACGTGGCGCAGCAGCTGGAAATGCTGCGCGGCTACCCGGTGGTCGCGGCGGCCCTGGAGCGGGGCGCGCTGCGGCTGACCGGGATGTACTTCGACGTCGGCGCGGCGCAAGTGTCCCTTTTGGACGATGTGGTGCGCGGGTTCGTCCCCGCGGGGGCGCTGGAGCACTGA
- the bioD gene encoding dethiobiotin synthase codes for MLVMTGTGTGVGKTITTAAIAALAVAGGQRVAVLKPAQTGVRPDEPGDLQDVVRLAGPDVTTRELRRYPDPLSPEAAARRSGLPSLDPGEIAQAASDLDTAHDLTLIEGAGGLLVRFDRAGASLADVAWSLGSLVIIVAEAGLGTLNATALTAEVAGKRGLTVAGVIIGAWPAEPDLAALSNLEDLPVAAGAPLLGVLPAGIGRSSREDFLAAARAGLSPWFGGEFDPELFAGCASAGK; via the coding sequence ATGCTGGTGATGACGGGGACCGGGACCGGGGTCGGCAAGACGATCACCACGGCGGCGATCGCGGCCCTGGCGGTGGCCGGGGGACAGCGGGTGGCCGTGCTGAAGCCGGCCCAGACCGGGGTGCGGCCCGATGAGCCGGGTGACCTCCAGGACGTCGTCCGCCTCGCGGGGCCGGACGTCACCACGCGCGAACTGCGCCGCTACCCGGATCCCCTGTCACCGGAGGCCGCCGCCCGGCGCAGTGGGCTGCCGTCGCTCGATCCCGGCGAAATCGCCCAAGCCGCGTCCGACCTCGACACCGCGCACGACCTCACCCTCATCGAGGGCGCCGGCGGGCTGCTCGTGCGTTTCGACCGCGCCGGCGCGAGCCTCGCCGACGTCGCCTGGTCGCTCGGCTCGCTCGTGATCATCGTGGCCGAGGCCGGGCTCGGCACGCTGAACGCCACCGCGCTCACCGCCGAGGTCGCCGGCAAGCGCGGGCTGACCGTCGCCGGCGTGATCATCGGCGCGTGGCCGGCCGAACCGGACCTCGCGGCGCTGTCCAACCTCGAAGACCTGCCGGTCGCGGCGGGGGCACCCCTGCTCGGCGTGCTGCCCGCCGGCATCGGCCGGTCCTCCCGCGAGGACTTCCTGGCCGCGGCGCGGGCCGGGCTCTCGCCGTGGTTCGGCGGCGAATTCGACCCGGAACTTTTCGCTGGTTGCGCTTCCGCCGGGAAGTGA
- a CDS encoding glycosyltransferase family 4 protein, which produces MLRTLLVTNDFPPRPGGIQNYLNSFATRLPADDLVVYAPSWESRTGSHEEFDAEAPFEVVRHPTSLMLPTPDVLRRAKQIMRARDCEAVWFGAAAPLALLGHPLRRAGARRVVASTHGHEVGWSMLPASRQALRRIGDTADVVTYVSRYTRGRFAAAFGAMAGLELLPSGVDTEVFRPDPAARAEIRARHGLGDRPTVVCVSRLVPRKGQDQLIRALPAIRERVPDAALLLVGGGPYRKKLTELVTELGLERDVVLTGSVPWAELPAHYTAGDVFAMPARTRGKGLDVEGLGIVYLEASATGLPVVAGNSGGAPEAVLDEVTGHVVEGRDVVQLSETLVSLLADPVRARRMGEAGRAWVTANWRWDVMARRLSGLLDGDPVAVVR; this is translated from the coding sequence GCGCCGTCGTGGGAGTCGCGGACGGGGTCGCACGAGGAGTTCGACGCCGAGGCGCCGTTCGAGGTCGTCCGGCACCCGACGTCGCTGATGCTGCCGACGCCGGACGTGCTCCGCCGGGCGAAGCAGATCATGCGGGCGCGGGACTGCGAAGCCGTCTGGTTCGGTGCCGCGGCGCCGCTCGCGCTGCTGGGGCACCCGCTGCGCCGGGCCGGGGCACGCCGCGTGGTGGCGTCGACGCACGGCCACGAAGTCGGCTGGTCCATGCTCCCGGCTTCGCGGCAGGCGCTGCGGCGGATCGGCGACACCGCCGACGTCGTCACCTACGTCAGCCGGTACACCCGTGGCCGCTTCGCCGCGGCGTTCGGCGCGATGGCCGGGCTGGAGCTGCTGCCCTCCGGCGTCGACACCGAGGTGTTCCGGCCGGATCCGGCCGCGCGCGCGGAGATCCGCGCCCGCCACGGCCTCGGTGACCGGCCGACCGTCGTCTGCGTGTCGCGGCTGGTCCCGCGCAAGGGCCAGGACCAGCTGATCCGCGCGCTGCCGGCGATCCGCGAGCGCGTTCCGGACGCCGCCCTGCTGCTCGTCGGCGGCGGCCCGTACCGCAAGAAGCTCACCGAACTGGTCACCGAGCTGGGCTTGGAGCGCGACGTCGTGCTCACCGGATCGGTGCCGTGGGCCGAGCTGCCGGCGCACTACACCGCCGGCGACGTCTTCGCGATGCCCGCGCGCACCCGGGGCAAGGGCCTCGACGTCGAAGGGCTCGGGATCGTCTACCTGGAGGCCTCGGCGACCGGGCTGCCGGTGGTCGCCGGCAACTCCGGCGGGGCGCCCGAAGCGGTGCTCGACGAGGTCACCGGGCACGTCGTCGAAGGCCGGGATGTCGTCCAGCTGAGCGAGACCCTGGTCAGCCTGCTGGCCGACCCGGTCCGCGCGCGCCGGATGGGCGAGGCCGGCCGGGCGTGGGTGACGGCGAACTGGCGCTGGGACGTCATGGCGCGGCGGCTGTCCGGCCTGCTGGACGGCGATCCGGTGGCCGTGGTCCGCTAA
- a CDS encoding uridine kinase: protein MRYRPISPAVLAEELTDRIDALTSPRIAVAVDGAAGATGTAELADALVDPLRLRGRATLRVSAGDFLRPASLRFEHGRTNPDARYTGWLDLGALRREVLEPLKGSGEVLPSLWDAERDRATRAERVPLPEGGVVLLDGELLLGAGLAVDLAVHLWLSPAALRRRVPEAWAVPAYERYEEEVDPSSLADVVVRVDDPRHPALYTP from the coding sequence GTGCGCTACCGCCCGATCTCCCCCGCCGTCCTCGCCGAGGAACTCACCGACCGCATCGACGCACTGACCTCGCCGCGGATCGCGGTGGCCGTCGACGGCGCGGCGGGCGCCACCGGAACCGCGGAACTCGCCGATGCCCTGGTCGATCCGCTACGCCTGCGCGGCCGCGCGACGCTGCGCGTTTCGGCCGGCGACTTCCTGCGCCCCGCGTCCCTGCGCTTCGAGCACGGCCGCACGAACCCCGACGCCCGCTACACCGGCTGGCTCGACCTCGGTGCCCTGCGCCGCGAAGTCCTGGAGCCGCTGAAGGGGTCGGGCGAGGTCCTGCCGTCGCTGTGGGACGCCGAGCGCGACCGGGCCACCCGCGCCGAGCGGGTGCCGCTGCCCGAAGGCGGGGTCGTGCTCCTCGACGGCGAACTGCTGCTCGGCGCCGGGCTGGCCGTCGACCTGGCCGTGCATCTGTGGCTCTCCCCCGCCGCCCTGCGCCGCCGCGTACCGGAGGCCTGGGCGGTCCCGGCCTACGAGCGCTACGAGGAAGAGGTGGATCCGAGCTCGCTCGCCGACGTCGTGGTGCGGGTCGACGATCCCCGGCACCCCGCGCTCTACACGCCTTAG
- a CDS encoding cytochrome P450 family protein → MTTDEILEVAQDFAQDAHLFSEMLREGGPVRLVRLPPRGLPCYVVTGFAEARALLADPRLQKSSQGIRAVFEAKLPPEALQNGLGQDLSWHMLNSDPPDHTRLRKLVNKAFTARTVARLRPRVEEITAELLDALAGQERADLVASFAAPLPITVICELLGVREEDRAEFSGWSRTLLSAAVNLEQVQAAAASMFAYLTDLIAQKRAEPAEDLLSDLVHASDDGDSLSEPELVSMAFLLLVAGHETTVNLIANAVLALLREPEQLARLRAEPELLPGAVEEFLRFDGPIHLATLRFTAEPVEVAGVTIPAGELVLVSLLGANRDAERYPEPDRLDITRAVSGHLAFGHGIHYCVGAPLARLEAEIALGGLLARFPGLALDAKADELVYRTSSLVHGLETLPVRL, encoded by the coding sequence GTGACGACCGACGAAATCCTCGAGGTGGCACAAGACTTCGCGCAGGACGCGCACCTCTTCTCGGAGATGTTGCGCGAAGGCGGCCCGGTGCGCCTGGTGCGGCTGCCGCCGCGGGGCCTGCCGTGCTACGTGGTCACCGGGTTCGCGGAGGCGCGGGCGCTGCTGGCCGATCCGCGGCTGCAGAAGAGCAGCCAGGGCATCCGTGCGGTCTTCGAAGCGAAGCTGCCGCCGGAGGCGCTGCAAAACGGCCTGGGGCAGGACCTGAGCTGGCACATGCTCAACTCGGACCCGCCGGACCACACGCGGCTGCGGAAGCTGGTGAACAAGGCGTTCACCGCGCGCACGGTGGCCCGGCTGCGGCCGCGGGTCGAGGAGATCACCGCGGAGCTGCTCGACGCGCTGGCCGGGCAGGAGCGGGCCGACCTGGTGGCGTCGTTCGCCGCACCGCTGCCGATCACGGTGATCTGCGAGCTGCTCGGCGTGCGCGAAGAGGATCGCGCGGAGTTTTCCGGCTGGTCCAGGACACTGCTGAGCGCGGCGGTGAACCTGGAGCAGGTGCAGGCCGCGGCGGCGAGCATGTTCGCCTACCTGACCGACCTGATCGCCCAGAAGCGCGCCGAGCCGGCCGAAGACCTGCTGTCGGACCTGGTGCACGCGAGCGACGACGGGGATTCGCTGTCCGAGCCCGAACTGGTGTCGATGGCGTTCCTGCTGCTGGTCGCCGGGCACGAGACCACGGTCAACCTGATCGCCAACGCTGTGCTGGCGCTGCTGCGCGAGCCGGAGCAGCTGGCCCGGCTGCGCGCGGAGCCGGAGCTGCTGCCGGGCGCGGTGGAGGAGTTCCTCCGCTTCGACGGCCCGATCCACCTGGCCACCCTGCGGTTCACGGCCGAGCCGGTGGAGGTCGCCGGAGTGACGATCCCGGCGGGCGAGCTCGTGCTGGTCTCGCTGCTGGGCGCCAACCGCGACGCGGAGCGCTACCCGGAGCCGGACCGCCTGGACATCACCCGCGCGGTGAGCGGCCACCTGGCGTTCGGGCACGGGATCCACTACTGCGTGGGGGCGCCCTTGGCCCGGCTGGAGGCGGAGATCGCGCTCGGCGGGCTGCTGGCGCGGTTCCCGGGGCTGGCGCTGGACGCGAAGGCGGACGAGCTGGTGTACCGGACGAGTTCGCTGGTGCACGGGTTGGAGACGCTGCCGGTCCGGCTGTGA
- a CDS encoding adenosylmethionine--8-amino-7-oxononanoate transaminase: MDSADLLALDAQHVWHPYAPMPAKVPALLVTEASGVRLKLADGRELVDGMSSWWSAIHGYRHPVLDAALTAQAGRMSHVMFGGLTHEPAITLAKTLADLSPDGLEHVFLCDSGSVSVEVAAKMCLQYQRSRGLPGKRRLLTWRGGYHGDTFTPMSVCDPDGGMHSLWRGILPEQVFVPAPPSGFDTPPDQSYVDLLAAEIERHEDELAAVIVEPVVQGAGGMRFHHPAYLRALRELTEAHDVLLVFDEIATGFGRTGALFAAEHAGVTPDVMCVGKALTGGYLSMAAALCTPEVAAGIARGELPVLAHGPTFMGNPLASAVANASLGLLADGGWRTDVTRLEKGLLDGLAPARDLPAVTDVRVLGGIGVLQLDHPVDLAVATDVVTAHGAWLRPFRDLVYAMPPYVSTDDDLAVITGAMLAVAEKA; encoded by the coding sequence ATGGACTCCGCCGACCTGCTCGCGTTGGACGCCCAGCACGTCTGGCACCCCTACGCGCCGATGCCGGCGAAGGTGCCGGCGCTGCTGGTCACCGAGGCGAGCGGCGTCCGGCTGAAGCTCGCCGACGGCCGGGAACTCGTCGACGGCATGTCCTCCTGGTGGTCCGCCATCCACGGCTACCGGCACCCCGTGCTCGACGCCGCCCTCACCGCGCAAGCCGGGCGGATGAGCCACGTCATGTTCGGCGGCCTCACCCACGAGCCCGCCATCACCCTCGCCAAGACCCTGGCCGACCTCAGCCCCGACGGCCTCGAGCACGTCTTCCTCTGCGACTCCGGTTCCGTCTCGGTCGAAGTCGCCGCGAAGATGTGCCTGCAGTACCAGCGCTCTCGCGGGCTCCCCGGGAAACGGCGGCTGCTCACCTGGCGCGGCGGCTACCACGGGGACACCTTCACGCCGATGAGCGTCTGCGACCCCGACGGCGGGATGCACTCGCTGTGGCGCGGGATCCTGCCCGAACAGGTCTTCGTGCCCGCACCGCCGTCCGGCTTCGACACCCCGCCCGATCAGTCCTATGTGGACCTCCTGGCCGCGGAAATCGAGCGGCACGAGGACGAACTCGCCGCGGTGATCGTCGAACCCGTGGTGCAGGGCGCCGGCGGAATGCGGTTCCACCACCCCGCCTACCTGCGCGCGCTGCGGGAACTCACCGAAGCGCACGACGTGCTGCTCGTCTTCGACGAGATCGCGACCGGCTTCGGCCGCACCGGCGCGCTGTTCGCCGCCGAGCACGCCGGTGTCACGCCCGACGTCATGTGCGTGGGCAAGGCGCTCACCGGGGGCTACCTGAGCATGGCGGCCGCCCTGTGCACCCCGGAAGTCGCCGCCGGGATCGCGCGCGGCGAACTGCCCGTCCTCGCGCACGGCCCGACCTTCATGGGCAACCCGCTCGCCTCGGCCGTCGCCAACGCCTCCCTCGGCCTGCTCGCCGACGGCGGCTGGCGCACCGACGTCACCCGGCTCGAAAAGGGCCTGCTCGACGGCCTGGCCCCGGCGCGCGACCTGCCCGCGGTCACCGACGTGCGGGTGCTGGGCGGGATCGGCGTGCTGCAGCTCGACCACCCCGTCGACCTGGCCGTCGCCACGGACGTCGTCACCGCGCACGGTGCCTGGTTGCGGCCGTTCCGGGACCTCGTCTACGCCATGCCGCCGTACGTTTCGACTGACGACGACCTCGCCGTGATCACCGGCGCGATGCTCGCGGTCGCCGAGAAGGCCTGA
- a CDS encoding SRPBCC family protein: MSSSVGKTADVGWNIGVSRTLPYPAEVVWDFLVSREGVTIWLGPGVELPREPGAEYETANGTVGEIRSFADGDRVRLTWRPSDWDHDSTVQVRLSGTGAKTTLRFHQEWLADAEERAQQRAYWQDVTERVVAALAER, from the coding sequence ATGAGTTCTTCAGTGGGGAAGACGGCCGATGTCGGGTGGAACATCGGCGTTTCGCGCACCTTGCCCTACCCGGCCGAGGTGGTGTGGGACTTCCTGGTCAGCCGCGAGGGCGTCACGATCTGGCTCGGCCCCGGTGTGGAACTGCCCAGGGAGCCGGGCGCGGAGTACGAAACGGCGAACGGCACGGTCGGCGAGATCCGCAGCTTCGCCGACGGCGACCGCGTGCGGCTCACGTGGCGGCCGAGCGACTGGGACCACGACTCGACCGTGCAGGTGCGGCTGAGCGGCACGGGAGCCAAGACCACGCTGCGGTTCCACCAGGAATGGCTTGCGGACGCGGAAGAGCGCGCGCAACAGCGGGCATACTGGCAGGACGTGACGGAGCGCGTCGTGGCGGCACTCGCCGAACGCTGA
- the bioB gene encoding biotin synthase BioB: MAREQVLENGVGLGEQQVLDVLRLPDDRLPDLLALAHEVRMRWCGPEVEVEGIISLKTGGCPEDCHFCSQSGRFPTPVRSAWLDIPNLVKAARQTAETGATEFCIVAAVRGPDQRLLSQVREGVRAIRADGNDIQIACSLGMLTQEQVDELVDMGVHRYNHNLETARSHFPSVVTTHTWEERWDTLRMVADAGMEVCCGGIIGMGETVEQRAEFAVQLAELNPHEVPMNFLIPQPGTPYEHYEIVEGRDALRTVAAFRLAMPRTMLRFAGGRELTLGDLGAEQGMLGGINAIIVGNYLTNLGRPASADLEMLDELKMPIKALSDSL, encoded by the coding sequence CTGGCACGCGAGCAGGTCCTCGAAAACGGCGTCGGCCTCGGTGAACAGCAGGTCCTCGACGTGCTCCGGCTGCCCGACGACCGGCTGCCCGACCTCCTCGCTCTGGCGCACGAGGTGCGGATGCGCTGGTGCGGGCCGGAGGTCGAGGTCGAAGGCATCATCAGCCTGAAGACCGGCGGCTGCCCCGAGGACTGCCACTTCTGCTCCCAGTCCGGCCGCTTCCCGACGCCGGTGCGCTCGGCGTGGCTCGACATCCCGAACCTGGTCAAGGCCGCCCGGCAGACCGCCGAAACCGGCGCGACGGAGTTCTGCATCGTCGCCGCCGTCCGCGGGCCGGACCAGCGGCTGCTCTCGCAGGTCCGCGAGGGCGTTCGCGCGATCCGCGCGGACGGGAACGACATCCAGATCGCCTGCTCGCTGGGCATGCTGACGCAGGAGCAGGTCGACGAGCTCGTCGACATGGGCGTCCACCGCTACAACCACAACCTCGAGACGGCGCGTTCGCACTTCCCGTCGGTGGTCACGACGCACACGTGGGAAGAGCGCTGGGACACCCTGCGCATGGTCGCCGACGCGGGCATGGAGGTCTGCTGCGGCGGCATCATCGGCATGGGGGAGACGGTCGAGCAGCGCGCGGAGTTCGCTGTGCAGCTGGCCGAGCTGAACCCGCACGAGGTGCCGATGAACTTCCTCATCCCGCAGCCGGGCACGCCGTACGAGCACTACGAGATCGTCGAGGGTCGCGACGCGCTGCGGACGGTCGCGGCGTTCCGGCTCGCGATGCCGCGCACGATGCTGCGCTTCGCCGGCGGCCGCGAGCTCACGCTGGGCGACCTCGGTGCGGAGCAGGGCATGCTCGGCGGGATCAACGCGATCATCGTCGGCAACTACCTGACCAACCTGGGCCGGCCGGCTTCGGCGGACCTGGAGATGCTGGACGAGCTCAAGATGCCCATCAAGGCCCTCAGTGACAGCCTCTGA